In one Sphingobium indicum B90A genomic region, the following are encoded:
- the virB11 gene encoding P-type DNA transfer ATPase VirB11, with amino-acid sequence MRDTAVLRHYLAPLLPLLEPEDVTELVVNRPGEAGIEDRQGWRWQEMPELDSDWLSTLAVAAASFTHQDIDGQSPICSTVLPGGERCQIVIPSVTPSGCPSFTIRKPSTVTLPIDQLAGAGLFRMTRASAKGLTDVDARLVALRDAGDWPEFFKVAVPARKNILVSGATGSGKTTLAKALIQLIPPEERLLTIEDTRELVVPHRNVVHMVYSSEGQGLAKVGAKQLLESALRMRPDRILLQELRDGTAFFYLRNVNSGHPGSITTVHAGSPAGAFEQLTLLVKESEGGRDLARDDIRGLLRMLVDVVVQTRRHGGRFEVDEIYFEPRMGDAGAA; translated from the coding sequence ATGCGCGATACCGCCGTCCTGCGCCACTATCTCGCGCCGCTCCTCCCGCTTCTGGAACCGGAGGATGTCACGGAGCTGGTGGTCAACCGTCCGGGGGAAGCGGGGATCGAGGACCGCCAAGGGTGGCGCTGGCAGGAGATGCCGGAGCTGGACAGCGACTGGCTTTCTACCCTGGCTGTTGCCGCGGCGAGCTTCACGCACCAGGATATCGATGGTCAGTCTCCGATCTGTTCGACGGTCCTGCCGGGCGGCGAGCGCTGCCAGATCGTCATACCGTCGGTCACCCCAAGCGGTTGCCCTTCCTTCACGATCCGCAAACCGTCGACCGTGACCCTGCCGATCGACCAACTGGCTGGGGCCGGGCTGTTCCGGATGACGCGCGCCAGCGCCAAGGGTCTCACCGATGTCGATGCGCGGTTAGTGGCGCTGCGCGACGCGGGCGACTGGCCGGAATTCTTCAAGGTTGCCGTTCCGGCACGCAAGAACATTCTGGTCAGTGGCGCCACGGGTTCGGGAAAGACGACCCTCGCGAAAGCGCTCATCCAGCTTATCCCACCGGAGGAGCGGTTGCTTACCATCGAAGACACCCGTGAGCTGGTCGTGCCTCATCGCAATGTCGTCCATATGGTCTATTCGAGCGAGGGGCAGGGCCTGGCCAAGGTTGGCGCCAAGCAGCTGCTCGAAAGCGCGCTGCGCATGCGGCCCGACCGCATCCTGCTCCAGGAGCTGCGTGACGGCACCGCCTTCTTCTATCTGCGGAACGTCAATTCCGGGCATCCCGGATCGATCACGACCGTCCACGCCGGTTCACCCGCCGGCGCGTTCGAACAGCTGACGCTGCTCGTCAAGGAATCGGAAGGCGGCCGCGATCTCGCCCGCGACGATATTCGCGGACTCCTTCGCATGCTCGTCGACGTCGTTGTGCAGACACGCCGTCACGGCGGGCGGTTTGAGGTCGACGAGATCTATTTCGAGCCGAGGATGGGCGATGCTGGCGCAGCGTAG
- the virB10 gene encoding type IV secretion system protein VirB10 codes for MADEPSPVVRPLPGADPTPERHEILHERGIEPIGGTTPARHNTALIFAGTAMVLGILWVNSGTGQQSSSRDLTAPAGAARERPDIVARETVDYAAVAPQRRPLGAADADPNAPVLNPAAGVPGPEGQIVPAMQPGAALSGTSAARPTLAEQARRSTLIAYGGRDLGREAGAPTAAGAAGEAPDNAAGAPESGEGRAPNALDLLRQSSSIGEARASMLPNRNFLITAGTLIPCILQTAINSGQPGYTSCLIPRDVYSENGRVVLMEKGTRVLGEYRGGIQQGQNRLFVLWTRAVTPQGVRIDLASPGADALGRAGLAGAVDSFFWARFGGALLLSLVDDAAYIAGQAASSGNGNFNNVTRAPSEGAAIALQNNINIRPVLKKNQGEEVGIFVAKDFNFADVYNLELRR; via the coding sequence ATGGCCGATGAACCGTCCCCTGTCGTGCGCCCGCTGCCCGGTGCCGATCCAACGCCCGAAAGGCACGAAATTCTTCACGAGCGTGGAATCGAGCCGATCGGCGGCACGACGCCCGCGCGGCACAACACCGCGCTGATCTTCGCCGGCACGGCAATGGTCTTGGGTATTCTCTGGGTGAATTCCGGCACGGGCCAGCAATCCTCGTCTCGTGACCTCACCGCGCCGGCAGGTGCAGCCCGGGAACGACCCGATATCGTCGCTCGGGAAACCGTCGATTATGCTGCGGTCGCGCCTCAACGCCGGCCGCTCGGGGCAGCCGACGCGGATCCCAATGCGCCGGTGCTCAATCCTGCAGCTGGCGTTCCCGGACCTGAAGGCCAAATTGTGCCCGCCATGCAGCCGGGCGCGGCACTGAGCGGGACCAGTGCCGCTCGGCCAACGCTTGCCGAGCAGGCGCGGCGGTCCACGCTGATCGCCTATGGAGGTCGCGATCTTGGCCGCGAGGCTGGCGCGCCCACAGCTGCAGGGGCTGCCGGCGAAGCGCCCGACAACGCTGCCGGAGCGCCAGAGAGCGGCGAGGGCAGGGCGCCCAACGCGCTCGATCTTTTGCGGCAAAGCTCGTCGATCGGGGAAGCGCGGGCCTCGATGCTGCCGAACCGCAACTTTCTGATTACCGCGGGCACGTTGATCCCCTGTATCCTGCAAACCGCCATCAATTCCGGGCAGCCCGGTTACACGTCCTGCCTGATCCCGCGAGACGTCTATTCCGAGAATGGCCGGGTCGTACTCATGGAAAAGGGCACGCGCGTTCTCGGCGAATATCGCGGCGGCATCCAGCAAGGGCAAAATCGCCTGTTCGTCCTCTGGACGCGGGCGGTCACTCCCCAGGGCGTGCGGATCGATCTTGCCTCGCCTGGCGCCGATGCACTCGGCCGAGCCGGGCTTGCAGGCGCGGTCGACAGCTTTTTCTGGGCGCGCTTTGGCGGCGCTCTGCTCCTCTCGCTCGTCGATGATGCCGCCTATATCGCTGGGCAAGCCGCCTCGAGCGGCAATGGCAATTTCAACAATGTGACGCGGGCGCCCAGCGAAGGCGCTGCGATCGCCTTGCAGAACAATATCAATATCCGGCCGGTGCTGAAGAAGAACCAGGGCGAGGAGGTCGGCATTTTCGTCGCCAAGGATTTCAACTTTGCCGATGTCTACAATCTGGAACTGCGGCGGTAA